From a single Nicotiana tabacum cultivar K326 chromosome 8, ASM71507v2, whole genome shotgun sequence genomic region:
- the LOC142163431 gene encoding uncharacterized protein LOC142163431: MGDKVQWPKEIRSNPNRRNPNFWCEFHNDHGHKKTDCRLLQGEVEYLLKQGYLPELFSEKGKQAYMKNMQEPPKPSSLKRTVNVISGGEGINGVTYTTTKKVSKITVIHGKRVRQVLEEDNITFDDADVDGVLIPHNDALVYIDDMLVKSQQTGDHIQHLTNTFHILRKFNMKLNPEKCAFGVSLALKKQNQFEWFEECKQALKNLKAYLSNPPLLAKPKDGEKLLVYLAVSEVAVSAVLVREDQGTWTLFTDGSSNVKGAGLVIVMVPPTGETIRQEIKCHPITNNEVEYEAVIAGLELARELEIEQVVIKSDSQLVVNQMQRTYTAREVRMQQYLEKARDLVSPLARCLGPSQTEYVMREIHEGHCGNHAGGRSLVKTMIRASYYWPKMEEDAEFFLAKCDKCQRYGNNMHRPAELLHIVVAPWPFMKRGMDIVGPLLQAKGKVHKSLFFQSWQIKRITSRPYHPVGNEQVESINKVIINNLKKRMEESKGNWPEVLPGVLWAYRTTTKTSTGEIPFSLVYEAEALIPVEIGEPSTRYAQASEESNEEEMQINLDLLEERRETALIRMTAQKQVMKRYYNQKAHLRYIKIGDYVLKKVFQSTRAANAGKLSQTWEGPYKIYDIVGKGAYELETLDDKILPSNWNAVHLKRYYF, encoded by the exons ATGGGAGACAAGGTACAGTGGCCAAAGGAAATAAGATCAAACCCGAACAGACGAAATCCAAATTTttggtgcgagtttcacaacgatcacggTCACAAAAAGACGGATTGTAGATTGTTGCAAGGTGAAGTTGaatatttattaaaacaaggatattTACCCGAATTGTTTAGTGAAAAGGGAAAGCAAGCATATATGAAGAATATGCAGGAGCCCCCAAAACCTTCTTCACTAAAAAGGACGGTTAATGTCATAAGTGGAGGAGAAGGAATCAATGGCGTAACATATACGACAACTAAGAAAGTGTCAAAAATAACAGTTATACACGGGAAGCGAGTTCGACAAGTTTTGGAAGAAGATAAcattacatttgatgatgcagatgtaGATGGCGTGCTAATCCCGcataatgatgcattg GTgtatatagatgatatgttggtcaaatcacaacaaacagGGGACCATATTCAACATTTGACTAATACATTTCATATTCTTCGCAAATTTAACATGAAATTAAATCCAGAGAAATGTGCTTTTGGCGTCTCCTTAG CTTTAAAGAAGCAAAACCAATTTGAATGGTTTGAAGAATGTAAACAAGCGCTTAAAAATTTAAAAGCATACCTGTCAAATCCACCACTACTAGCCAAACCAAAAGATGGGGAGAAATTGCTTGTCTACCTTGCAGtttcagaagtagcggtaagtgctgtATTAGTTCGagaagaccaag GTacttggaccttatttactgacGGTTCATCAAATGTCAAAGGAGCAGGTCTGGTCATTGTcatggtaccacctacgggtgaaaccataaGACAAGAAATAAAGTGCCATCCAATCACTAATAATGAGGTAgaatatgaagctgtgattgcaggtttagagttGGCACGGGAGCTCGAAATAGAGCAGGTAGTAATCAAAAGCGATTCGCAGCTCGTTGTTAACCAGATGCAGCGGACGTATACAGCCAGAGAGGTGAGAATGCAGCAATACCTGGAAAAGGCACGGGATTTGGTCAG TCCTCTAGCAAGATGCCTCGGGCCTTCTCAAACAGAGTACgtgatgagagaaatacacgagggacattgtggaaatcatgcTGGAGGAAGATCTTTGGTAAAAACCATGATTAGAGCTAGctattattggccaaaaatggaagaagacgCGGAATTCTTTTTGGCAAAATGTGACAAGTGCCAAAGATATGGTAACAACATGCATCGACCAGCTGAGTTATTACATATAGTCgttgcaccatggccttttatgaAGCGAGGGATGGATATTGTAGGTCCACTACTGCAAGCCAAAGGCAAG GTGCACAAGTCACTATTTTtccaaagttggcaaattaaaaggattacctcAAGGCCTtaccatccggtgggtaatgAACAAGTTGAATCAAtaaataaagtcattatcaacaacttgaagaaaagaatggaagaatcTAAAGGCAATTGGCCAGAGGTACTACCTGGAGTCTTGTGGGCTTATCGAACAACAACGAAAACAAGTACGGGggaaataccattttcacttgtatACGAggctgaagccttaattccagtcgaGATAGGGGAACCAAGCACGAGATATGCTCAAGCTTCTGAAGAATCGAACGAAGAAGAGATGCAGATAAACCTGGATTTACTTGAAGAAAGGAGGGAAACTGCATTAATAAGGATGACAGCACAAAAACAAGTTATGAAGCGGTATTACAATCAGAAAGCTCATCTCAGATACATCAAGATTGGGGACTACGTACTCAAGAAAGTTTTCCAATCCACGAGGGCAGCCAATGCAGGAAAGTTAAGTCAAACTTGGGAAGGGCCTTATAAGATTTATGATATCgtaggaaaaggagcatacgagcttGAAACATTGGATGACAAGATTCTACCTTCAAATTGGAATGCTGTTCATCTAAAGAGATACTACTTCTAA